One window from the genome of Desulfobacterales bacterium encodes:
- a CDS encoding MoaD/ThiS family protein, protein MKIDLKCFSTLVNPETCDFKDSTEYELTDGQTVEDLMNRAGIATKDVKIMFVNSRIVEANAVLSDGDQVGFAPATGGM, encoded by the coding sequence ATGAAAATTGACTTAAAATGCTTTTCAACGCTTGTGAATCCAGAAACTTGCGATTTTAAAGACAGTACAGAATATGAGCTAACAGACGGGCAAACCGTTGAAGATCTGATGAATCGTGCTGGTATTGCAACAAAGGACGTAAAGATTATGTTTGTGAATAGCCGCATAGTAGAAGCCAATGCGGTACTATCAGATGGGGATCAAGTCGGATTTGCGCCGGCAACAGGCGGCATGTAG
- a CDS encoding MerR family transcriptional regulator, with translation MKNSDKLNNYISIKYAADRTGLSTHLIRVWESRYQAVSPERTGSNRRLYSEADVIRLQLLKNVVDTGHSISQVAKLSSDALMRLINRHFAADHKPQSDFQRQSDPSYHLDLALKAVLQLDAEKLEYALTQASVNLTKIKLINEVITPLGKKIGEFWRQGELKIINEHIATPVIRSVLWNLLRSIDICGDAPRIVVATPVNHHHDLGALAIALIARESGWRSSFFGSNLPANEIAAAVKRTNARAVALSITFCLNHLQLVAELQKLRRYLHDDIAVFIGGQSAATIIDSVDGNGVQLLKDLNSLNSALDYLLNSRPIGEIGQ, from the coding sequence ATGAAAAATTCAGATAAGCTCAATAATTATATTTCCATTAAATATGCTGCAGACAGAACAGGCCTATCGACGCACCTCATTCGGGTGTGGGAAAGTCGCTACCAAGCTGTTTCACCCGAGCGAACAGGCTCCAACAGAAGGCTTTACAGCGAGGCGGATGTTATACGTCTGCAACTGCTAAAGAATGTTGTCGATACGGGGCACAGCATTTCTCAAGTAGCCAAATTGTCATCCGATGCGCTGATGCGACTCATTAACAGGCATTTTGCAGCTGACCATAAGCCCCAGTCGGACTTTCAGCGGCAATCTGATCCATCATATCATCTCGACCTGGCACTCAAGGCTGTTTTACAGCTTGACGCAGAAAAACTGGAATATGCCCTAACACAGGCTTCTGTGAATCTGACAAAAATAAAGTTGATTAATGAGGTGATCACACCTTTGGGAAAAAAAATAGGAGAGTTCTGGAGGCAGGGTGAGCTCAAGATCATCAATGAACACATTGCAACGCCGGTCATCCGTTCAGTTCTCTGGAATCTTCTGCGATCAATTGATATCTGTGGCGATGCGCCTCGAATCGTCGTTGCGACTCCGGTGAACCACCATCACGATCTGGGGGCGCTTGCAATCGCTCTGATCGCCCGAGAGTCGGGCTGGCGTTCTTCATTTTTTGGATCGAATTTGCCTGCAAATGAAATTGCTGCAGCCGTTAAACGTACAAATGCTCGCGCTGTGGCATTAAGCATCACATTCTGTTTAAACCATCTTCAACTTGTTGCAGAGTTACAAAAATTGCGTCGATATTTACATGATGACATTGCCGTTTTTATAGGCGGCCAGAGTGCCGCGACAATTATCGACAGTGTTGACGGCAATGGTGTGCAGCTTCTGAAAGATTTGAATAGTCTAAATTCGGCTCTCGATTATTTGCTGAATTCCAGGCCAATTGGTGAGATCGGACAATGA